From the genome of Triticum aestivum cultivar Chinese Spring chromosome 3B, IWGSC CS RefSeq v2.1, whole genome shotgun sequence, one region includes:
- the LOC123067059 gene encoding protein H2A.5-like encodes MAGRNSGERKKAVTRTTRAGLQFPVGRIARYLKKGRYADRIGWGAPIYLASVLEYLAAEMLELAGNAAKDNKKTRIMPRHLLLATRNDEELSKLLDGITIAHSGVLPNIHSVLFSKKANMP; translated from the exons ATGGCTGGGAGGAATAGCGGCGAGCGGAAGAAGGCGGTGACCCGGACCACGAGGGCTGGACTCCAGTTCCCCGTCGGCCGCATCGCGCGCTATCTGAAGAAGGGCCGCTATGCGGACCGCATCGGATGGGGCGCCCCCATCTACCTCGCCTCCGTCCTCGAGTACCTTGCTGCCGAG ATGCTGGAGTTGGCGGGCAACGCGGCCAAGGACAACAAGAAGACCCGCATCATGCCGCGCCACCTACTTCTCGCCACTCGCAACGACGAGGAGCTATCCAAGCTGCTTGATGGCATCACCATCGCCCACAGTGGCGTGTTGCCCAACATCCACTCTGTGCTGTTCTCCAAGAAGGCCAACATGCCCTAG